In Mangifera indica cultivar Alphonso chromosome 1, CATAS_Mindica_2.1, whole genome shotgun sequence, a single genomic region encodes these proteins:
- the LOC123222423 gene encoding cell division cycle protein 48 homolog, whose amino-acid sequence MSNQAESSDSKGTKRDFSTAILERKKAPNRLVVDEAVNDDNSVVALHPDTMEKLQLFRGDTILIKGKKRKDTICIALADDTCDEPKIRMNKVVRSNLRVRLGDVVSVHQCPDVKYGKRVHILPVDDTIEGVTGNLFDAYLKPYFLEAYRPVRKGDLFLVRGGMRSVEFKVIETDPAEYCVVAPDTEIFCEGEPVRREDEDRLDEVGYDDVGGVRKQMAQIRELVELPLRHPQLFKSIGVKPPKGILLYGPPGSGKTLIARAVANETGAFFFCINGPEIMSKLAGESESNLRKAFEEAEKNAPSIIFIDEIDSIAPKREKTHGEVERRIVSQLLTLMDGLKSRAHVIVIGATNRPNSVDPALRRFGRFDREIDIGVPDEVGRLEVLRIHTKNMKLSDDVDLERIAKDTHGYVGADLAALCTEAALQCIREKMDVIDLEDETIDAEILNSMAVTDEHFKTALGTSNPSALRETVVEVPNVSWEDIGGLENVKRELQETVQYPVEHPEKFEKFGMSPSKGVLFYGPPGCGKTLLAKAIANECQANFISVKGPELLTMWFGESEANVREIFDKARQSAPCVLFFDELDSIATQRGSSVGDAGGAADRVLNQLLTEMDGMSAKKTVFIIGATNRPDIIDPALLRPGRLDQLIYIPLPDEDSRHQIFKACLRKSPVSKDVDLRALAKYTQGFSGADITEICQRACKYAIRENIEKDIERERRRRENPEAMEEDVEDEVAEIKAAHFEESMKYARRSVSDADIRKYQAFAQTLQQSRGFGSEFRFPEAGTGAAASDPFAATAGGADDDDLYS is encoded by the exons AGGGGACGAAGAGGGATTTTAGCACGGCAATTTTGGAGCGGAAGAAGGCGCCGAATCGTCTCGTTGTAGATGAAGCTGTAAACGACGATAACTCTGTGGTTGCGCTTCACCCGGATACCATGGAGAAGCTCCAGCTCTTTCGCGGTGACACGATCTTGAtcaag ggaaagaaaaggaaagacaCTATCTGTATTGCTCTTGCTGATGATACGTGTGATGAACCAAAGATAAGGATGAACAAGGTGGTGAGGTCAAACTTGAGGGTTAGGCTTGGAGATGTTGTTTCTGTTCACCAGTGTCCTGATGTTAAATACGGAAAGCGTGTGCACATATTACCTGTCGATGACACAATTGAAGGGGTTACTGGAAATCTCTTTGATGCATATTTGAAAC CTTATTTTCTGGAGGCATATCGTCCGGTGAGGAAAGGTGATCTATTCCTTGTGAGAGGAGGAATGAGAAGTGTGGAGTTCAAGGTTATTGAGACTGACCCTGCTGAGTACTGTGTGGTTGCCCCTGATACTGAGATCTTCTGTGAAGGAGAGCCAGTTAGAAGGGAGGATGAGGATAGATTAGATGAAGTTGGTTATGATGATGTTGGTGGTGTCAGAAAGCAGATGGCTCAGATTCGAGAATTAGTGGAGCTTCCATTGAGGCATCCACAGCTCTTCAAGTCAATTGGTGTGAAGCCACCAAAAGGAATTTTGCTTTATGGACCTCCTGGATCTGGGAAAACACTGATTGCCCGTGCCGTTGCTAATGAAACTGGTGCTTTCTTCTTCTGTATCAATGGACCAGAGATTATGTCAAAATTGGCTGGAGAGAGTGAAAGTAATCTTAGGAAAGCGTTTGAGGAGGCAGAAAAAAATGCtccttcaattatttttattgatgagaTAGATTCAATTGCTCCCAAACGAGAGAAAACTCATGGGGAAGTTGAAAGGAGGATTGTCTCCCAGCTCTTGACACTCATGGATGGACTGAAATCCCGTGCACATGTGATCGTTATTGGAGCTACAAATCGTCCCAACAGCGTTGACCCAGCTCTGAGAAGGTTTGGTAGATTCGATAGAGAAATAGACATTGGAGTGCCGGATGAAGTTGGGCGTCTTGAAGTTCTCCGTATCCACACAAAGAACATGAAGCTTTCTGATGAT GTAGATTTGGAAAGAATTGCAAAGGACACACATGGTTATGTTGGTGCTGATCTAGCAGCGCTTTGTACTGAGGCTGCTCTTCAGTGCATCAGGGAGAAGATGGATGTGATTGACCTAGAAGATGAGACAATAGATGCTGAGATACTCAATTCTATGGCAGTTACAGATGAACACTTCAAGACTGCCCTTGGAACTAGCAACCCATCTGCTCTACGAGAAACT GTGGTTGAAGTGCCCAATGTCAGTTGGGAGGATATTGGAGGACTTGAGAATGTTAAGAGGGAGCTCCAAGAG ACTGTTCAATATCCAGTGGAGCATCCTgagaaatttgagaaatttgGAATGTCACCCTCAAAGGGAGTCCTTTTTTATGGTCCTCCTGGATGTGGGAAAACCCTTCTGGCCAAAGCTATTGCCAATGAATGTCAAGCTAATTTCATCAGTGTCAAGGGTCCTGAACTGCTTACAATGTGGTTTGGAGAGAGTGAGGCCAATGTAAGGGAAATCTTTGACAAGGCTCGACAGTCAGCTCCTTGTGTCCTGTTCTTTGATGAACTCGACTCAATTGCTACCCAG AGAGGAAGCAGTGTAGGAGATGCTGGTGGTGCAGCTGATAGGGTTTTAAACCAGCTCCTGACTGAGATGGATGGTATGTCTGCAAAGAAAACTGTCTTCATTATCGGGGCCACAAACAGACCAGACATCATTGATCCTGCACTTCTGCGTCCTGGTCGTCTTGACCAGTTGATTTATATTCCTCTCCCTGACGAGGATTCTCGTCATCAAATTTTTAAGGCTTGCTTGAGGAAATCACCAGTTTCCAAAGATGTTGACCTCAGAGCACTTGCTAAGTATACTCAAGGCTTCAGCGGTGCAGATATTACAGAAATATGCCAACGGGCATGCAAATATGCCATTAGAGAGAATATTGAGAAA GATATTGAGAGGGAGAGGAGGAGAAGGGAGAACCCGGAGGCAATGGAAGAGGATGTGGAAGATGAAGTGGCAGAGATCAAAGCAGCCCATTTTGAAGAATCAATGAAATATGCTCGAAGGAGTGTCAGTGATGCTGACATACGGAAATACCAGGCATTTGCACAAACTTTGCAGCAGTCGAGAGGGTTCGGATCTGAATTTAGGTTTCCAGAAGCTGGAACAGGTGCTGCTGCATCAGATCCTTTTGCTGCAACTGCTGGTGGTGCGGATGATGATGACCTTTACAGTTAA
- the LOC123192907 gene encoding small polypeptide DEVIL 16, producing the protein MAAGKEIYTNSFNNQHACDRCRSFGQKCSHLLKKQRAKFYILRRCIAMLVCWRERGES; encoded by the coding sequence ATGGCAGCAGGCAAGGAAATATACACAAACAGCTTTAATAATCAGCACGCCTGTGACCGTTGCAGATCCTTTGGGCAGAAGTGCAGTCATCTTTTGAAGAAGCAACGAGCGAAATTCTACATCCTCCGCCGTTGCATAGCAATGCTCGTCTGCTGGCGCGAGCGTGGCGAGTCTTGA